The following coding sequences lie in one Arabidopsis thaliana chromosome 3, partial sequence genomic window:
- a CDS encoding Pentatricopeptide repeat (PPR) superfamily protein (Pentatricopeptide repeat (PPR) superfamily protein; CONTAINS InterPro DOMAIN/s: Pentatricopeptide repeat (InterPro:IPR002885); BEST Arabidopsis thaliana protein match is: Tetratricopeptide repeat (TPR)-like superfamily protein (TAIR:AT3G57430.1); Has 39287 Blast hits to 13376 proteins in 233 species: Archae - 0; Bacteria - 3; Metazoa - 52; Fungi - 106; Plants - 38683; Viruses - 0; Other Eukaryotes - 443 (source: NCBI BLink).): protein MTVSFLRIEIQNCSAGILRFLPRNPDLFAAIKPSSALASLYSTVSGQIEENPKRYEHHNVATCIATLQRCAQRKDYVSGQQIHGFMVRKGFLDDSPRAGTSLVNMYAKCGLMRRAVLVFGGSERDVFGYNALISGFVVNGSPLDAMETYREMRANGILPDKYTFPSLLKGSDAMELSDVKKVHGLAFKLGFDSDCYVGSGLVTSYSKFMSVEDAQKVFDELPDRDDSVLWNALVNGYSQIFRFEDALLVFSKMREEGVGVSRHTITSVLSAFTVSGDIDNGRSIHGLAVKTGSGSDIVVSNALIDMYGKSKWLEEANSIFEAMDERDLFTWNSVLCVHDYCGDHDGTLALFERMLCSGIRPDIVTLTTVLPTCGRLASLRQGREIHGYMIVSGLLNRKSSNEFIHNSLMDMYVKCGDLRDARMVFDSMRVKDSASWNIMINGYGVQSCGELALDMFSCMCRAGVKPDEITFVGLLQACSHSGFLNEGRNFLAQMETVYNILPTSDHYACVIDMLGRADKLEEAYELAISKPICDNPVVWRSILSSCRLHGNKDLALVAGKRLHELEPEHCGGYVLMSNVYVEAGKYEEVLDVRDAMRQQNVKKTPGCSWIVLKNGVHTFFTGNQTHPEFKSIHDWLSLVISHMHGHEYMTVDD, encoded by the coding sequence ATGACCGTCTCGTTTCTACGGATCGAGATTCAAAATTGTTCTGCCGGAATTTTGAGATTTCTCCCACGGAACCCAGATTTATTCGCAGCTATAAAGCCTTCTTCTGCTTTAGCATCTTTATATTCGACTGTTTCTGGGCAAATCGAAGAAAACCCGAAGAGATACGAGCACCACAATGTTGCTACATGTATCGCCACATTGCAACGCTGTGCACAGCGCAAAGATTACGTTTCCGGCCAACAGATCCACGGTTTCATGGTTAGAAAAGGGTTTCTGGATGATTCGCCACGCGCCGGCACGAGCCTCGTTAACATGTACGCTAAGTGTGGTCTCATGCGGCGTGCGGTGTTGGTCTTTGGTGGATCCGAACGCGATGTATTTGGTTACAACGCtttgatttctgggtttgtggTAAATGGGTCTCCTTTGGATGCGATGGAGACGTACAGAGAAATGAGAGCTAATGGGATTTTACCTGATAAGTATACATTTCCTAGTTTGCTAAAAGGAAGCGATGCTATGGAGCTTTCTGATGTTAAGAAGGTTCATGGATTGGCGTTTAAACTTGGGTTTGATTCCGATTGTTATGTGGGGAGTGGCTTAGTTACTTCTTACTCGAAGTTCATGTCAGTGGAGGATGCtcagaaggtgttcgatgaattGCCTGATAGAGATGACAGTGTGCTTTGGAATGCTTTAGTTAATGGGTATTCACAGATTTTTAGATTTGAGGATGCTTTATTAGTCTTTAGTAAAATGCGTGAAGAAGGTGTAGGTGTGAGCAGGCATACCATTACAAGCGTCTTATCAGCATTTACTGTTTCAGGGGATATTGACAACGGTAGGTCAATCCATGGCCTTGCGGTGAAAACGGGATCTGGTTCTGATATTGTTGTGTCAAATGCATTGATTGATATGTATGGGAAGAGTAAATGGCTAGAAGAGGCAAACAGTATATTCGAAGCAATGGATGAGAGAGACCTGTTTACATGGAACTCTGTTTTATGTGTTCATGACTACTGTGGTGATCATGATGGAACATTAGCTCTTTTCGAAAGGATGCTTTGTTCTGGAATCCGACCTGATATTGTTACATTGACAACTGTTCTGCCCACCTGCGGTCGTCTAGCTTCACTGAGGCAGGGCAGAGAGATTCATGGGTACATGATCGTCAGTGGACTTCTAAACCGCAAATCTAGTAATGAATTTATACATAATTCTTTGATGGATATGTACGTGAAATGCGGGGACTTGAGGGACGCTCGGATGGTTTTCGACTCAATGAGGGTTAAAGACTCAGCTTCTTGGAATATTATGATTAATGGCTATGGTGTGCAGAGCTGCGGTGAGTTAGCTTTGGATATGTTTTCATGTATGTGCAGAGCCGGTGTCAAACCCGATGAAATCACATTTGTTGGGTTGCTACAAGCGTGTAGCCACTCTGGTTTTTTGAACGAAGGGAGAAATTTTTTGGCACAGATGGAGACGGTATATAACATTCTCCCAACAAGTGATCACTACGCTTGTGTAATAGACATGCTTGGCCGTGCAGACAAGCTAGAGGAAGCATATGAGTTAGCAATATCAAAGCCCATTTGCGATAATCCTGTAGTCTGGCGGTCAATATTGTCATCTTGTCGTCTCCACGGGAACAAAGATCTCGCACTGGTGGCAGGAAAGCGGCTACATGAGCTCGAGCCAGAGCATTGTGGCGGTTATGTATTAATGTCTAATGTTTATGTGGAAGCTGGGAAGTACGAGGAAGTGTTGGACGTTAGAGACGCAATGAGACAACAGAATGTGAAGAAGACACCAGGTTGCAGCTGGATTGTGCTCAAGAACGGTGTTCACACGTTCTTTACCGGCAATCAGACTCACCCGGAATTTAAATCTATCCACGATTGGTTAAGCCTAGTGATTTCTCATATGCACGGTCATGAGTATATGACGGTCGACGACTAA
- a CDS encoding RNI-like superfamily protein (RNI-like superfamily protein; CONTAINS InterPro DOMAIN/s: FBD (InterPro:IPR013596), FBD-like (InterPro:IPR006566); BEST Arabidopsis thaliana protein match is: F-box/RNI-like/FBD-like domains-containing protein (TAIR:AT3G52680.2); Has 1267 Blast hits to 1249 proteins in 21 species: Archae - 0; Bacteria - 0; Metazoa - 0; Fungi - 0; Plants - 1267; Viruses - 0; Other Eukaryotes - 0 (source: NCBI BLink).), with translation MHPETEQACLVPSSKKTKLCSENFEDKFSSLLESVVSIILSQLPTAEAVSTSVLSKSWKNIWTNITDLHFDDTKQRDPSDSRFTDFVERVVGDIGSPHISSFYLCSVNTFDETLLFSWLSKVLKRNLQRLVVTCNDLEIISFSSLFPSFVSLVELRLRTKSILDISAPAILPNLKFLSLEDARIFNMSSVSKNLVLNFPVLETFEASYCRCFRTDTVIIDSPLLRIFEMFKCTSEHVPNPSQVCKIRVLASKLEKITFCGDEPRKIHLSFPPSLPDAYLALSRSEWPKTFLRSFTCVTSLALVLSKDFHVMAVPKFSQLVYLHLIYDMTQHFRLMQFLKSAPILEMLSIRDLTSPRSTPTAKSLKELRSVESPDCVTTMLKVLQIRNFKPNRLQISVLRYVLDNAEILGSVILSSPNPITEEEKARILAFPKASPHASVLFE, from the exons ATGCATCCCGAGACAGAGCAAGCCTGTTTAGTTCCATCTTCCAAGAAGACTAAGCTATGCAGTGAGAACTTTGAAGACAAATTCAGCAGCTTGCTTGAGAGTGTTGTTAGCATAATTCTTAGTCAACTTCCAACTGCTGAAGCTGTTAGTACTTCTGTGTTATCAAAGTCATGGAAGAACATTTGGACAAACATCACAGATTTACATTTTGATGATACAAAGCAGAGGGATCCGAGTGATTCTCGATTTACTGACTTCGTTGAGCGTGTGGTTGGCGACATTGGAAGTCCGCACATTAGCAGTTTCTATCTATGCTCTGTTAATACTTTCGATGAGACTCTTCTCTTCTCGTGGTTATCAAAGGTACTAAAGCGCAATCTTCAGAGACTTGTTGTCACTTGCAACGATCTAGAGATCATCagtttttcttcactttttcctAGTTTTGTTTCGCTTGTGGAGTTAAGGCTCCGTACAAAAAGCATTCTTGACATTTCGGCTCCCGCTATTCTCCCGAACCTTAAGTTCCTTAGTCTCGAGGATGCTAGAATCTTCAACATGTCTTCTGTCTCAAAGAACCTCGTTCTGAACTTTCCTGTCTTGGAAACTTTTGAAGCCTCTTATTGCCGCTGCTTTAGAACCGATACTGTGATCATAGACTCTCCATTGCTTAGGATCTTTGAGATGTTCAAGTGTACATCTGAACACGTACCTAATCCTTCTCAAGTGTGTAAGATCAGGGTGTTAGCTTCAAAGCTTGAGAAAATCACATTCTGTGGAGACGAACCCCGAAAAATCCATCTGTCTTTTCCACCGTCTTTACCTGATGCTTATCTTGCCCTCAGCAGATCCGAGTGGCCCAAGACGTTTCTACGTAGCTTCACATGCGTGACGAGTTTGGCTCTCGTG CTTAGCAAGGATTTTCATGTGATGGCAGTACCCAAATTCAGCCAGTTGGTATACCTGCATTTGATATACGACATGACACAACATTTTAGATTAATGCAGTTCCTTAAATCCGCACCAATACTCGAGATGCTCAGCATCCGC GACCTGACATCTCCTCGTTCAACACCTACTGCAAAGTCCTTGAAGGAACTACGTTCAGTAGAATCTCCGGATTGCGTTACAACAATGCTCAAAGTCCTGCAGATCAGGAACTTTAAGCCAAACAGGCTACAGATATCAGTGTTGAGGTACGTGTTGGACAATGCTGAGATTCTTGGATCAGTCATCCTTTCCTCGCCCAATCCAAtcacagaagaagagaaagcaagaATCTTGGCTTTTCCTAAAGCCTCTCCCCATGCCTCTGTCTTGTTCGAATGA
- a CDS encoding RING/FYVE/PHD zinc finger superfamily protein (RING/FYVE/PHD zinc finger superfamily protein; FUNCTIONS IN: zinc ion binding; EXPRESSED IN: 21 plant structures; EXPRESSED DURING: 13 growth stages; CONTAINS InterPro DOMAIN/s: Zinc finger, PHD-type (InterPro:IPR001965), Zinc finger, FYVE/PHD-type (InterPro:IPR011011), Zinc finger, PHD-finger (InterPro:IPR019787); BEST Arabidopsis thaliana protein match is: homologue of trithorax (TAIR:AT2G31650.1); Has 35333 Blast hits to 34131 proteins in 2444 species: Archae - 798; Bacteria - 22429; Metazoa - 974; Fungi - 991; Plants - 531; Viruses - 0; Other Eukaryotes - 9610 (source: NCBI BLink).), which translates to MDAQYQDLPPLKRLRLLQRDLEAAQQHQLPNQPEMKSLQLPAKKRKQTRVDYDDDDAENSNPTYHCLPAKKRIWAIDPDLLSGGGNPFSPFDLNVEYKPYVEEKSIEKKSTLNVESSLEVEEDDDKENIDPLGKGKALDLSDREVEDEDGIMCAVCQSTDGDPLNPIVFCDGCDLMVHASCYGNPLVKAIPEGDWFCRQCLSSKNREKIFSCCLCTTKGGAMKPTNDGRWAHITCALFVPEVYFEDPEGREGICCSEVLSKRWKDRCYLCKVRRGCVIECSEMRCKLAFHVTCGLKEDLCIEYREGKKSGGIVVGFCNEHTKLWERQQESGKYKIVAREEDKK; encoded by the exons ATGGATGCTCAATATCAAGATCTACCTCCTCTCAAAAGATTAAGACTGTTGCAGAGAGATCTCGAAGCTGCTCAACAGCACCAGCTACCGAACCAACCGGAGATGAAGTCGTTGCAGTTGCCGgcaaagaagaggaagcagaCTCGTGTTGATTATGACGATGACGACGCAGAGAACTCCAATCCCACCTATCATTGTCTTCCGGCGAAGAAAAGGATCTGGGCGATTGATCCCGATCTTCTCTCCGGTGGTGGTAACCCCTTTTCGCCTTTTGATCTAAATGTAGAGTATAAGCCTTATGTTGAAGAGAAATCAATTGAGAAAAAGTCAACTCTAAATGTTGAATCTAGTCTAgaggtagaagaagatgatgataaagagaaTATAGATCCTCTAGGGAAAGGAAAAGCTTTAGATCTCTCTGATAgagaagtagaagatgaagatgggATTATGTGTGCTGTATGTCAAAGTACAGATGGTGATCCATTGAATCCAATTGTGTTCTGTGATGGTTGTGATTTGATGGTTCATGCTTCTTGCTATGGGAATCCTCTTGTTAAGGCTATTCCAGAAGGTGATTGGTTTTGTAGACAGTGTTTATCGTCGAAGAACCGAGAAAAGATCTTCTCTTGCTGCTTGTGTACAACTAAAGGCGGGGCGATGAAACCTACGAATGATGGTAGATGGGCTCATATTACTTGTGCGTTGTTTGTTCCGGAAGTTTACTTTGAGGATCCTGAAGGAAGAGAAGGGATTTGTTGTAGTGAGGTATTGAGTAAGAGATGGAAAGATAGGTGTTATTTGTGTAAGGTTAGACGCGGTTGTGTTATTGAGTGTTCGGAGATGAGATGTAAGTTGGCTTTTCATGTTACTTGTGGGTTAAAGGAAGATCTTTGTATTGAGTATCGTGAAGGGAAGAAGAGTGGTGGTATTGTTGTTGGTTTCTGTAATGAGCATACCAAACTTTGGGAAAGG caACAGGAAAGTGGAAAGTACAAGATTGTtgccagagaagaagataaaaagtaG
- the MPK19 gene encoding MAP kinase 19 (MAP kinase 19 (MPK19); CONTAINS InterPro DOMAIN/s: Protein kinase, ATP binding site (InterPro:IPR017441), MAP kinase, conserved site (InterPro:IPR003527), Protein kinase, catalytic domain (InterPro:IPR000719), Serine/threonine-protein kinase domain (InterPro:IPR002290), Serine/threonine-protein kinase-like domain (InterPro:IPR017442), Protein kinase-like domain (InterPro:IPR011009); BEST Arabidopsis thaliana protein match is: mitogen-activated protein kinase 18 (TAIR:AT1G53510.1); Has 30201 Blast hits to 17322 proteins in 780 species: Archae - 12; Bacteria - 1396; Metazoa - 17338; Fungi - 3422; Plants - 5037; Viruses - 0; Other Eukaryotes - 2996 (source: NCBI BLink).) encodes MQKTQEKKNMKEMEFFTEYGDANRYRILEVIGKGSYGVVCAAIDTQTGEKVAIKKINDVFEHVSDALRILREVKLLRLLRHPDIVEIKSIMLPPSKREFKDIYVVFELMESDLHQVIKANDDLTREHHQFFLYQMLRALKYMHTANVYHRDLKPKNILANANCKLKVCDFGLARVSFNDTPTTVFWTDYVATRWYRAPELCGSFCSKYTPAIDIWSIGCIFAEVLTGKPLFPGKSVVHQLDLITDLLGTPKSETIAGVRNEKARKYLNEMRKKNLVPFSQKFPNADPLALRLLQRLLAFDPKDRPTAAEALADPYFKCLAKVEREPSCQPISKMEFEFERRRLTKDDIRELIYREILEYHPQLLKDYMNSEGSSFLYPSAIGHLRKQFAYLEENSGKSGPVIPPDRKHASLPRSAVHSSAVNSNAQPSLNASDSRRVSIEPSRNGVVPSTSAYSTKPLGPPPRVPSGKPGRVVESSVTYENDRNLKESSYDARTSYYRSTVLPPQTVSPNCYFLPNTMNQEKRSGTEAASQPKPQFVPTQCNSAKPAELNPNPYVQSQHKVGIDAKLLHAQSQYGPAGAAAVAVAAHRNIGAVGYGMS; translated from the exons ATGCAAAAAACTCaggagaagaag AACATGAAAGAGATGGAGTTTTTCACTGAGTATGGTGATGCTAATCGTTATCGGATTCTTGAAGTTATTGGGAAAGGAAGCTATGGAGTTGTATGTGCAGCTATTGATACACAAACAGGAGAGAAAGTTGCTATTAAGAAGattaatgatgtttttgaGCATGTCTCTGATGCTCTTCGTATTCTCCGTGAGGTTAAGCTTCTACGGCTTCTTAGGCACCCTGATATAGTTGAAATCAAAAGTATCATGCTTCCGCCTTCTAAGAGGGagtttaaagatatatatgttgtttttgaGCTCATGGAATCAGATCTTCATCAAGTCATCAAAGCTAATGATGATTTGACTCGTGAGCATCAccagttttttctttatcagatGCTTCGTGCTTTGAAGTATATGCATACAG CTAATGTTTACCATCGTGATCTTAAACCCAAGAACATACTGGCAAATGCAAACTGCAAGTTGAAAGTCTGTGACTTTGGACTTGCAAGAGTGTCGTTTAATGATACACCTACGACAGTCTTTTGGACG GATTATGTTGCCACAAGATGGTACAGGGCACCTGAGCTCTGTGGATCATTCTGTTCTAAG TATACTCCAGCAATTGACATTTGGAGCATTGGCTGCATCTTCGCTGAGGTATTAACAGGGAAGCCTTTGTTTCCAGGAAAAAGTGTTGTCCATCAGTTAGACTTGATTACCGATCTTCTTGGCACACCAAAATCAGAGACCATTGCTGGG GTGCGAAATGAAAAGGctagaaaatatttgaacgaaatgaggaagaaaaatcTTGTCCCCTTTTCGCAAAAGTTTCCTAACGCAGATCCTTTAGCATTGCGTCTTCTGCAAAGACTGTTGGCTTTTGATCCAAAGGATAGGCCGACTGCTGCAGAG GCGCTGGCTGATCCTTATTTTAAGTGCCTTGCTAAGGTTGAAAGAGAACCCTCTTGTCAGCCGATTTCGAAGATGGAATTTGAgtttgaaagaagaaggttgacAAAGGATGACATTAGAGAACTAATATACAGGGAGATACTGGAATACCATCCACAGCTGCTCAAGGATTATATGAACTCTGAAGGCTCAAGTTTTCTATATCCTAG TGCCATCGGTCATTTGAGGAAACAATTTGCGTACCTAGAGGAAAATAGTGGCAAAAGTGGGCCAGTCATACCTCCAGACAGGAAGCATGCTTCACTTCCACG ATCTGCAGTTCATTCCAGTGCAGTAAACTCCAACGCTCAACCCAGTTTAAACGCATCAGACAGTCGACGTGTTTCTATCGAACCTTCAAGAAATGGAGTGGTTCCATCAACTTCAGCATATTCAACTAAACCTTTAGGGCCTCCACCAAGAGTACCATCAG GTAAACCAGGCCGTGTTGTGGAATCATCTGTAACTTATGAAAATGACAGAAACCTCAAAGAGTCGTCCTATGATGCAAGGACATCATATTACAGAAGCACAGTACTCCCTCCACAGACCGTATCTCCTAACTGTTACTTCCTTCCAAACACCATGAATCAAGAGAAGCGCAGTGGTACAGAAGCTGCATCTCAGCCAAAACCGCAGTTTGTCCCCACCCAATGCAACTCTGCCAAACCAGCTGAGCTGAACCCAAACCCTTATGTCCAATCACAACACAAGGTGGGTATTGATGCTAAGCTGTTGCATGCACAATCCCAATATGGTCCTGCTGGAGCCGCCGCGGTTGCAGTAGCAGCACACCGGAACATTGGAGCTGTTGGGTATGGCATGTCTTAG
- a CDS encoding SART-1 family (SART-1 family; CONTAINS InterPro DOMAIN/s: SART-1 protein (InterPro:IPR005011); BEST Arabidopsis thaliana protein match is: SART-1 family (TAIR:AT5G16780.1); Has 296 Blast hits to 296 proteins in 144 species: Archae - 0; Bacteria - 0; Metazoa - 92; Fungi - 96; Plants - 41; Viruses - 0; Other Eukaryotes - 67 (source: NCBI BLink).): protein MSQSKVAMKKDSMRKNKKLVINIALDKEVLASRVEADHDLGSVRDEKERLESSERRREVCSKAEDIVDKAIDNHSRVRGDGIMREADVGTGLSGALNRLREQGTFKEEGKVVGVKDNNHEDDRFKDRFKDIQIQRVNKWGRIMTEKEAYRSLCHGFHGKGPGKKKQEKQRKKHEDKSKQMESSERSVERIREIHAISKTPYIVL, encoded by the coding sequence ATGTCTCAGTCCAAAGTAGCTATGAAAAAAGATTCGATGAGGAAGAATAAGAAATTGGTTATAAATATTGCTCTAGATAAAGAAGTTCTTGCTTCGAGAGTGGAAGCTGATCATGATCTTGGTTCTGTaagagatgagaaagagaggCTTGAATCATCAGAGAGACGAAGAGAGGTTTGTTCCAAAGCTGAAGATATTGTTGATAAGGCCATTGATAATCATTCTAGGGTTAGAGGAGATGGGATTATGCGGGAAGCTGATGTCGGGACAGGGTTATCGGGCGCGTTAAACCGTCTTAGAGAGCAAGGAACTTTCAAGGAGGAAGGCAAGGTTGTTGGTGTTAAGGACAATAATCATGAAGATGACAGATTCAAAGATAGATTTAAGGATATACAGATTCAGAGGGTGAACAAGTGGGGAAGGATAATGACTGAGAAAGAAGCGTATCGGTCACTGTGTCATGGATTCCATGGGAAGGGACctgggaagaagaagcaagagaaacagaggaagaagcatgAAGATAAGTCAAAACAGATGGAATCTTCAGAGAGATCTGTGGAAAGAATAAGAGAAATTCATGCCATATCCAAGACTCCTTACATTGTTCTCTAG
- the MPK19 gene encoding MAP kinase 19, which produces MQKTQEKKNMKEMEFFTEYGDANRYRILEVIGKGSYGVVCAAIDTQTGEKVAIKKINDVFEHVSDALRILREVKLLRLLRHPDIVEIKSIMLPPSKREFKDIYVVFELMESDLHQVIKANDDLTREHHQFFLYQMLRALKYMHTANVYHRDLKPKNILANANCKLKVCDFGLARVSFNDTPTTVFWTDYVATRWYRAPELCGSFCSKYTPAIDIWSIGCIFAEVLTGKPLFPGKSVVHQLDLITDLLGTPKSETIAGVRNEKARKYLNEMRKKNLVPFSQKFPNADPLALRLLQRLLAFDPKDRPTAAEALADPYFKCLAKVEREPSCQPISKMEFEFERRRLTKDDIRELIYREILEYHPQLLKDYMNSEGSSFLYPSAIGHLRKQFAYLEENSGKSGPVIPPDRKHASLPRYVFSSIHTIHLC; this is translated from the exons ATGCAAAAAACTCaggagaagaag AACATGAAAGAGATGGAGTTTTTCACTGAGTATGGTGATGCTAATCGTTATCGGATTCTTGAAGTTATTGGGAAAGGAAGCTATGGAGTTGTATGTGCAGCTATTGATACACAAACAGGAGAGAAAGTTGCTATTAAGAAGattaatgatgtttttgaGCATGTCTCTGATGCTCTTCGTATTCTCCGTGAGGTTAAGCTTCTACGGCTTCTTAGGCACCCTGATATAGTTGAAATCAAAAGTATCATGCTTCCGCCTTCTAAGAGGGagtttaaagatatatatgttgtttttgaGCTCATGGAATCAGATCTTCATCAAGTCATCAAAGCTAATGATGATTTGACTCGTGAGCATCAccagttttttctttatcagatGCTTCGTGCTTTGAAGTATATGCATACAG CTAATGTTTACCATCGTGATCTTAAACCCAAGAACATACTGGCAAATGCAAACTGCAAGTTGAAAGTCTGTGACTTTGGACTTGCAAGAGTGTCGTTTAATGATACACCTACGACAGTCTTTTGGACG GATTATGTTGCCACAAGATGGTACAGGGCACCTGAGCTCTGTGGATCATTCTGTTCTAAG TATACTCCAGCAATTGACATTTGGAGCATTGGCTGCATCTTCGCTGAGGTATTAACAGGGAAGCCTTTGTTTCCAGGAAAAAGTGTTGTCCATCAGTTAGACTTGATTACCGATCTTCTTGGCACACCAAAATCAGAGACCATTGCTGGG GTGCGAAATGAAAAGGctagaaaatatttgaacgaaatgaggaagaaaaatcTTGTCCCCTTTTCGCAAAAGTTTCCTAACGCAGATCCTTTAGCATTGCGTCTTCTGCAAAGACTGTTGGCTTTTGATCCAAAGGATAGGCCGACTGCTGCAGAG GCGCTGGCTGATCCTTATTTTAAGTGCCTTGCTAAGGTTGAAAGAGAACCCTCTTGTCAGCCGATTTCGAAGATGGAATTTGAgtttgaaagaagaaggttgacAAAGGATGACATTAGAGAACTAATATACAGGGAGATACTGGAATACCATCCACAGCTGCTCAAGGATTATATGAACTCTGAAGGCTCAAGTTTTCTATATCCTAG TGCCATCGGTCATTTGAGGAAACAATTTGCGTACCTAGAGGAAAATAGTGGCAAAAGTGGGCCAGTCATACCTCCAGACAGGAAGCATGCTTCACTTCCACGGTATGTTTTCTCATCCATTCATACCATACATCTCTGTTGA